Proteins co-encoded in one Leucobacter exalbidus genomic window:
- a CDS encoding putative quinol monooxygenase, whose protein sequence is MYFIVVKFTVKPESVENWAEIVRPFTEATRAEAGNLWFDWSRSLETPNEFVLVEAFTEDGAGPHVNSAHFAAGLDAMRPHLLSTPKIVSRQVDGEGWDAMGELAID, encoded by the coding sequence ATGTATTTCATCGTTGTTAAGTTCACCGTCAAGCCCGAGAGCGTCGAGAACTGGGCCGAGATCGTGCGCCCGTTCACCGAGGCCACCCGCGCCGAAGCCGGCAACCTCTGGTTCGACTGGTCACGCAGCCTCGAGACCCCCAACGAGTTCGTACTCGTTGAGGCGTTCACCGAAGATGGCGCAGGCCCCCACGTCAACAGCGCACACTTCGCTGCTGGTCTCGACGCGATGCGCCCGCACCTGCTGTCAACCCCCAAGATCGTGTCGCGTCAGGTTGACGGCGAGGGCTGGGACGCCATGGGCGAGCTCGCCATCGACTAA
- a CDS encoding enoyl-CoA hydratase, with translation MTEYTSIITDVSDRVATITLNRPEALNALNGALVAELIEAAVGFDADPGIGAIVITGSERAFAAGADIKEMAELGYAEMYLGGPFPSWDGFVQMRTPVIAAVAGFALGGGCELAMMCDIILAADTAKFGQPEINLGVLPGFGGSQRLPRAIGKYKAAEMVLTGRMMGAEEAERSGLVSRVVPAAELRDEAHKVAKTIASKSLPAVYAAKDALQASQEMPLSEGLRFERHAFAASFATDDQKEGMRAFQEKRAANFTHR, from the coding sequence ATGACCGAGTACACCAGCATCATCACCGACGTGAGCGACCGCGTCGCGACCATCACCCTCAACCGGCCCGAAGCCCTCAACGCGCTCAACGGTGCGCTGGTGGCCGAGCTGATCGAGGCCGCTGTGGGGTTCGATGCCGACCCCGGCATCGGTGCGATTGTGATCACCGGATCGGAGCGGGCCTTCGCAGCCGGCGCCGATATCAAGGAGATGGCTGAACTCGGGTACGCCGAGATGTACCTGGGCGGCCCGTTTCCGAGCTGGGACGGGTTCGTGCAGATGCGCACCCCCGTGATCGCGGCGGTGGCCGGGTTTGCGCTCGGCGGTGGCTGCGAACTCGCGATGATGTGCGACATTATTCTCGCGGCAGACACCGCAAAGTTTGGGCAGCCCGAGATCAACCTCGGGGTGCTGCCTGGCTTTGGCGGATCGCAGCGCCTGCCCCGCGCGATCGGCAAGTACAAGGCCGCCGAAATGGTGCTCACCGGGCGCATGATGGGCGCCGAAGAAGCCGAGCGGTCGGGCCTCGTGTCACGCGTGGTGCCCGCGGCCGAGCTGCGCGACGAAGCACACAAAGTCGCCAAGACGATCGCGTCGAAGTCGCTGCCCGCCGTGTACGCAGCGAAAGACGCGCTGCAGGCCTCGCAAGAGATGCCGTTGAGCGAGGGGCTGCGGTTCGAGCGCCACGCGTTTGCGGCGTCGTTCGCCACCGACGACCAGAAGGAAGGCATGCGCGCGTTCCAAGAGAAGCGCGCGGCGAACTTCACGCACCGCTAG